In the Flavobacterium pallidum genome, one interval contains:
- a CDS encoding PQQ-dependent sugar dehydrogenase, producing MKTTYFLPFFAFLMISCQGQVKKSEKEALAKTPDHTVKTAIGDIILPPPYATASKAVQSKMVDWPKGQTPVAPEGFTVTAFADKLENPRNTYIGPNNDIFVAESGTRSSADRITVFRDTDNDGKFETRKIFLEGLNRPYGMLVLNNYFYVANTDGLYRYPYKTGEMELKSKPEKIVDLPAGGYNNHWTRNILANADGTKIYISVGSGSNVAEHGIEQETRRANILEVNPDGTGEKVYASGLRNPVGMDWNPVNGKLWTAVNERDELGDDLVPDFVTSVTENGFYGWPYTYFGDIPDPRLKGKTSGRNDKTLVPDVPVGAHTATLGMAFYNKWNFPAKYRNGIFAGQHGSWNRSKIVGYKVIFIPFNDGKPSGPPQDFLTGFIANAGKAEVYGRPVDVTVMHDGSLLVNDDSGNTIWRISAND from the coding sequence GAAAACAACATACTTTCTTCCATTTTTTGCCTTTCTGATGATTTCGTGCCAAGGCCAGGTCAAAAAATCAGAAAAAGAAGCTTTGGCAAAAACGCCGGATCATACTGTAAAAACGGCTATCGGCGACATTATTTTACCGCCACCTTATGCGACAGCATCAAAAGCGGTACAAAGTAAAATGGTGGATTGGCCAAAAGGGCAAACGCCTGTGGCACCTGAAGGGTTTACAGTAACCGCATTTGCCGACAAACTTGAAAATCCGCGCAATACTTACATCGGGCCGAACAATGACATATTTGTTGCGGAAAGCGGCACAAGGAGCAGCGCCGACCGAATCACTGTATTTCGCGATACGGACAATGACGGCAAATTTGAAACGCGCAAAATATTTCTTGAAGGCCTCAACCGTCCATACGGCATGCTGGTCCTGAATAATTATTTTTATGTCGCCAATACCGACGGCTTGTATCGATACCCCTATAAAACCGGGGAAATGGAACTGAAATCAAAACCTGAAAAAATCGTCGACCTGCCTGCAGGCGGCTACAACAACCACTGGACGCGTAATATACTGGCAAATGCTGACGGCACGAAAATTTACATCTCTGTCGGGTCAGGAAGCAATGTTGCAGAACATGGCATCGAACAGGAGACCAGACGCGCTAACATTCTGGAGGTGAATCCTGACGGTACGGGAGAAAAGGTTTATGCTTCAGGTTTAAGGAATCCGGTCGGGATGGATTGGAATCCGGTAAATGGGAAACTATGGACTGCGGTGAATGAGCGTGACGAACTGGGTGATGACCTGGTTCCGGACTTCGTTACAAGTGTTACCGAAAACGGATTTTACGGCTGGCCTTACACCTATTTCGGAGACATTCCGGACCCGCGTTTAAAAGGAAAAACATCGGGCAGGAATGACAAAACGCTCGTTCCTGATGTCCCTGTCGGCGCGCACACAGCCACACTCGGCATGGCATTTTACAATAAATGGAATTTTCCTGCCAAATATCGAAATGGCATCTTTGCAGGACAGCATGGCTCGTGGAACCGTTCAAAGATTGTGGGGTACAAAGTGATTTTCATTCCGTTTAACGATGGCAAACCATCGGGGCCGCCGCAGGATTTCCTGACGGGCTTTATTGCGAATGCAGGCAAAGCCGAAGTTTATGGCCGGCCCGTGGATGTAACGGTGATGCATGACGGTTCGCTGTTGGTTAATGATGATTCCGGAAACACCATTTGGAGGATAAGCGCCAATGACTGA